A genomic region of Tsukamurella pulmonis contains the following coding sequences:
- a CDS encoding ATP-binding cassette domain-containing protein gives MTHGESGDWAIEAIGLVKRFGDFTAVDGVSFQVPRGSVLGLLGPNGAGKTTTVRMMTTLSPPTEGTARIAGYDVRENPIEVRRSMGLTGQAATVDEILTGRENLAMIGGLYGIPRAALKRRSAELLEQFSLTAAAEKQVKAYSGGMRRRLDLAVSLLTAPPVLFLDEPTTGLDPRARSELWDVLRTLVANGTTLLLTTQYLEEADQLADEIIVIDKGRIIAQGTPLQLKERAGAASLVLTVSDAADLPVARDILAQLGSEVFVDEGARRVSSPANGLDDLNRAGALLGESGIKVDDLGLARPSLDDVFLSLTGRRTETDAPDAEEATA, from the coding sequence ATGACACACGGTGAGAGCGGTGACTGGGCGATCGAAGCGATCGGCCTGGTGAAACGGTTCGGCGATTTCACAGCGGTGGACGGGGTGAGCTTCCAGGTGCCCCGCGGTTCGGTCCTGGGGCTGCTCGGCCCCAACGGCGCGGGGAAGACCACCACGGTGCGGATGATGACCACACTGTCGCCACCCACCGAGGGCACCGCCCGCATCGCGGGGTACGACGTGCGGGAGAACCCCATCGAGGTGCGGCGCAGCATGGGGCTCACCGGTCAGGCGGCCACCGTCGACGAGATCCTCACCGGGCGGGAGAACCTGGCGATGATCGGCGGTCTCTACGGCATCCCGCGCGCCGCCCTGAAGCGGCGCAGTGCGGAGCTGCTCGAACAGTTCTCGCTCACCGCGGCGGCCGAGAAGCAGGTCAAGGCCTACTCGGGCGGCATGCGTCGCCGGCTGGACCTCGCGGTCAGCCTGCTCACCGCGCCGCCGGTGCTCTTCCTCGACGAGCCCACCACCGGTCTCGATCCGCGCGCCCGCTCCGAGCTGTGGGACGTGCTGCGCACGCTGGTGGCGAACGGCACCACGCTGCTGCTCACCACGCAGTACCTCGAGGAGGCGGATCAACTGGCCGACGAGATCATCGTCATCGACAAGGGGCGGATCATCGCGCAGGGCACCCCGCTGCAGCTCAAGGAGCGCGCCGGCGCCGCCAGCCTGGTGTTGACCGTCTCGGACGCGGCCGATCTGCCCGTCGCCCGCGACATCCTCGCGCAGCTCGGCAGTGAGGTCTTCGTCGACGAGGGCGCACGCCGGGTGAGCAGCCCCGCCAACGGGCTCGACGACCTGAACCGCGCCGGCGCACTGCTCGGGGAGAGCGGCATCAAGGTCGATGATCTCGGTCTTGCGCGGCCCAGCCTCGACGACGTCTTCCTGTCCCTCACCGGACGCCGCACCGAAACCGATGCTCCGGACGCCGAGGAGGCCACCGCATGA
- a CDS encoding ABC transporter permease, which yields MTATTTEAAGVGGVETHQTSLWQQSWIMVRRSMIHTKRMPEMLSDVTIQPIMFTVLFAFVFGSAIPTQGVSYREYLLPGILGQTMVFTCFVVAGGLTTDLEKGVIDRFRSLPISRASVLIGRSMASLLHSSIGIVVMSLTGLAIGWRIRTNPVDAVLGFLVLLLFGFAMIWFGILVGCLMQSIEAVNGFMFATMFPITFLSNAFVPTEGMAPWLRAIAEWNPVSSLVQAMRELWGNDLPLREGAPWSLQHPVLATVLWSIALTAVFGPLAVRAFNKRTVD from the coding sequence ATGACCGCCACCACCACCGAGGCCGCCGGCGTGGGCGGTGTGGAGACGCATCAGACCAGCCTGTGGCAGCAGTCCTGGATCATGGTTCGCCGCAGCATGATCCACACCAAGCGCATGCCCGAGATGCTCTCCGACGTCACCATCCAGCCGATCATGTTCACCGTGCTGTTCGCGTTCGTCTTCGGCTCCGCGATCCCCACCCAGGGCGTCTCCTACCGCGAGTACCTGCTGCCCGGCATCCTGGGGCAGACGATGGTGTTCACCTGTTTCGTGGTCGCGGGCGGCCTGACCACGGATCTCGAGAAGGGCGTCATCGACCGGTTCCGGTCGCTGCCGATCAGCCGCGCCTCCGTACTCATCGGGCGCAGCATGGCGAGCCTGCTGCACTCGTCGATCGGCATCGTCGTCATGAGCCTGACGGGGCTCGCGATCGGTTGGCGCATCCGCACGAATCCGGTGGACGCGGTGCTCGGCTTCCTCGTCCTGCTGCTGTTCGGCTTCGCCATGATCTGGTTCGGGATCCTCGTCGGCTGTCTGATGCAGTCCATCGAGGCGGTGAACGGCTTCATGTTCGCCACGATGTTCCCCATCACCTTCCTCTCCAACGCATTCGTCCCCACCGAGGGGATGGCGCCGTGGCTCCGCGCGATCGCCGAATGGAACCCCGTGTCCTCGCTCGTCCAGGCCATGCGCGAGCTGTGGGGCAACGACCTGCCGCTGCGCGAGGGCGCGCCCTGGTCCCTGCAGCATCCCGTGCTGGCCACCGTCCTCTGGTCGATCGCGCTGACCGCGGTGTTCGGCCCGCTGGCCGTGCGGGCGTTCAACAAGCGCACCGTCGACTAG
- a CDS encoding RNB domain-containing ribonuclease: MRGPVPSSDVDFGAVRTEFELTEEFPADALAEARAAVDRCAEGREDRRDIEFVTIDPPGSKDLDQAVHIAADGDGYLVHYAIADVGALVPPGGALEAETRLRGQTLYLPDGSVPLHPRPLSEGLGSLLPEQDRAAALWEIRLDAAGEVTAATVRRAVVRSRAQLDYAGVQADFDAGRVHPSIALLPEVGELRARWGREHGAIDLRLPAQEAVQGPDGWTVRIEPRTDFDAHNAQISLLTGVCAAAIMLEAGVGLLRTLPTAPDDAVDELRRTAASLGQSWPDGIPVGEFLAGLDVATPAGLAVMSDAARLLRGSGYASFGTAAAPEPPADRGHAGVGAPYAHVTAPLRRLADRYATEVCLAACAGDPIPEWAGGALDDAADTMRRTNTLANKVDRACIDLTEAVILADRVGEDFAAVTMRADQVLLDEPAVIAPCTGGPPEGRRVTVRLDTADVPSRKVSFAYAKTLA; this comes from the coding sequence ATGCGCGGCCCCGTGCCGTCGAGCGACGTCGACTTCGGGGCGGTGCGCACCGAGTTCGAGCTGACGGAGGAGTTCCCGGCGGACGCCCTCGCGGAGGCGCGGGCGGCCGTCGACCGGTGCGCCGAGGGGCGCGAGGACCGTCGCGACATCGAGTTCGTCACCATCGATCCTCCGGGGTCGAAGGACTTGGACCAGGCCGTGCACATCGCCGCCGACGGTGACGGCTACCTCGTGCACTACGCGATCGCCGACGTCGGCGCGCTGGTGCCGCCGGGCGGCGCGCTGGAGGCGGAGACCCGCCTGCGCGGGCAGACGCTGTACCTCCCCGACGGCTCGGTGCCGCTGCATCCGCGACCGCTGTCCGAGGGCCTCGGATCGCTGCTGCCCGAGCAGGACCGGGCGGCCGCGCTGTGGGAGATTCGTCTCGATGCCGCCGGTGAGGTCACCGCGGCCACGGTCCGGCGGGCCGTCGTGCGCTCTCGGGCGCAACTCGACTACGCGGGCGTGCAGGCGGATTTCGACGCGGGACGGGTGCACCCGAGCATCGCGCTGCTGCCCGAGGTCGGCGAGCTGCGCGCCCGGTGGGGGCGCGAGCACGGCGCCATCGACCTGCGGCTGCCCGCGCAGGAGGCCGTGCAGGGGCCCGACGGGTGGACCGTGCGGATCGAACCGCGCACGGATTTCGACGCCCACAACGCGCAGATCTCGCTTCTCACCGGCGTGTGCGCGGCCGCAATCATGCTCGAGGCGGGCGTGGGGCTGCTGCGCACCCTGCCCACCGCCCCCGACGACGCCGTCGACGAGTTGCGCCGGACCGCGGCCTCGCTCGGGCAGAGCTGGCCCGACGGGATCCCGGTGGGCGAGTTCCTCGCCGGCCTCGACGTCGCCACCCCTGCCGGTCTCGCGGTCATGAGCGACGCCGCGCGCCTGCTGCGGGGCTCTGGCTACGCCTCCTTCGGCACGGCGGCCGCACCGGAGCCGCCCGCCGACCGCGGGCACGCCGGTGTCGGTGCACCGTACGCGCACGTCACCGCGCCCCTGCGCCGCCTGGCGGACCGGTACGCCACCGAGGTGTGCCTCGCCGCGTGCGCGGGGGACCCGATCCCGGAATGGGCCGGCGGTGCGCTCGACGACGCCGCCGACACGATGCGCAGGACCAACACCCTGGCCAACAAGGTCGACCGGGCCTGCATCGACCTCACGGAGGCGGTGATCCTGGCCGACCGGGTGGGTGAGGACTTCGCCGCCGTCACCATGCGGGCCGATCAGGTCCTCCTCGACGAGCCGGCCGTGATCGCGCCCTGCACCGGCGGGCCGCCCGAGGGCCGCCGGGTCACGGTGCGCCTCGACACCGCGGACGTGCCCTCTCGAAAGGTCTCCTTCGCGTACGCGAAGACGCTAGCGTGA
- a CDS encoding zinc ribbon domain-containing protein, translating into MNADPAAQRILLDLAEVDAEISRLAHRATHLPEDAEIAELEKRATTERDESVRVSILVEDLDRDISKLEKEVEQTRLRERKDRELLASGAVPAKQLTEIEHELKGLERRQSVLEDEELELMEKREAVALDQQRAEATVNATSDEIAAVARRREETLKDIEVAKARTATTREATVGTLPEDLYAEYERRRASSGTGAGLLQARRCGACRLELDRGFLDSVARKPADAVVHCDECGAILVRTFESGLPQPRPEE; encoded by the coding sequence ATGAACGCTGATCCGGCCGCCCAACGCATCCTGCTGGACCTCGCCGAGGTCGACGCGGAGATCTCCCGCCTGGCGCACCGCGCCACCCACCTGCCCGAGGACGCGGAGATCGCGGAACTCGAGAAGCGCGCCACCACCGAGCGCGACGAGTCCGTGCGGGTGTCGATCCTGGTAGAGGATCTCGATCGCGACATCAGCAAGCTGGAGAAGGAGGTGGAGCAGACCCGCCTGCGCGAGCGCAAGGACCGCGAGCTCCTCGCCTCCGGAGCGGTGCCGGCCAAGCAGCTCACCGAGATCGAGCACGAGCTCAAGGGGCTCGAGCGGCGCCAGTCGGTCCTCGAGGACGAGGAGCTCGAGCTCATGGAGAAGCGCGAGGCCGTCGCGCTCGATCAGCAGCGCGCCGAGGCCACCGTGAACGCGACGAGCGACGAGATCGCCGCGGTCGCCCGCCGCCGCGAGGAGACGCTCAAGGACATCGAGGTGGCGAAGGCCCGCACCGCCACCACCCGCGAGGCCACCGTCGGCACGCTCCCCGAGGACCTCTACGCCGAGTACGAGCGGCGGCGCGCGAGCTCGGGCACCGGAGCCGGACTCCTGCAGGCCCGGCGGTGCGGGGCCTGCCGGCTCGAGCTCGACCGCGGATTCCTGGACTCGGTGGCCCGCAAGCCCGCCGACGCGGTCGTGCACTGCGACGAGTGCGGCGCGATCCTGGTGCGGACCTTCGAGTCCGGGCTGCCGCAGCCCAGGCCCGAGGAGTGA
- a CDS encoding cutinase family protein, giving the protein MSRRLVLIPALVVLLAPLIPALAAPAVAAPDCTDYTVIGAAGSGEGRSSGGLGSTVNSAAQTFAARARAADKTVAIRPIYYPAAAVPTGLDQLGGFLASMNTGAANTQGDVEIVLKACPSTRIVMAGYSQGAAAVHRALQRLGDRPQFTAAALIGDPDRIPNDTTRYVGTAPRSPGMAQASALVSGANPAPLPPRVGGRTLSICAAGDPVCHWTGDLGTTVIASHTSYSGTDIGNRLAGIAGL; this is encoded by the coding sequence ATGAGCCGCCGCCTCGTCCTCATTCCCGCCCTCGTCGTCCTGCTCGCGCCCCTGATCCCGGCCCTGGCCGCGCCCGCCGTGGCCGCGCCGGACTGTACCGACTACACCGTCATCGGCGCCGCGGGGTCCGGCGAGGGCCGCTCCTCCGGCGGACTCGGCAGCACGGTGAACTCCGCCGCACAGACCTTCGCCGCCCGTGCCCGCGCGGCGGACAAGACCGTGGCGATCCGTCCCATCTACTACCCGGCGGCCGCCGTGCCCACCGGGCTGGATCAGCTGGGCGGGTTCCTCGCCAGCATGAACACCGGCGCGGCGAACACCCAGGGCGACGTGGAGATCGTCCTCAAGGCCTGCCCGTCGACCCGGATCGTGATGGCCGGTTACTCGCAGGGCGCGGCGGCCGTGCACCGCGCGCTGCAGCGGCTCGGAGACCGCCCGCAGTTCACCGCGGCGGCGCTCATCGGCGATCCCGACCGGATCCCCAACGACACCACCCGGTACGTCGGCACGGCGCCGCGCTCGCCGGGAATGGCGCAGGCATCCGCGCTGGTCAGTGGCGCGAACCCGGCGCCGCTCCCGCCCCGCGTGGGCGGCCGCACCCTGTCGATCTGCGCGGCCGGTGATCCGGTGTGCCACTGGACCGGTGACCTCGGCACCACGGTGATAGCCTCGCACACCTCGTACTCGGGCACCGACATCGGCAACCGCCTCGCCGGCATCGCCGGTCTGTAG
- a CDS encoding acyl-[acyl-carrier-protein] thioesterase: MIGDPLPPRITEPERRRELLDSGAIYTAQRSVRGDAVSPDRRLKFDGVARYLQDTGQDHLRHVDYEDVHPYWVVRRTVIEILEGGEQPDILTVERWGSKMGSRWCNVRIGIDGQKGTRIETEAFWINFNIDTLTPSALSETFLSTFGAAAERGVLRWKQWLDPKPHPEAVEVPFLLRAADLDIIQHVNNAVYWTALEEVLATQPDLRERLPLRGVVEHNSALQLEDEPTLLAHRDGDVLYAWLVAGDRTAAAMSVEALAE; encoded by the coding sequence GTGATCGGAGACCCCCTGCCCCCGCGCATCACCGAGCCCGAGCGTCGCCGCGAGCTGCTGGACAGCGGCGCCATCTACACGGCGCAGCGCTCCGTGCGGGGCGATGCGGTCAGCCCCGACCGGCGCCTCAAGTTCGACGGAGTGGCCCGCTACCTGCAGGACACCGGGCAGGATCACCTGCGCCACGTCGACTACGAGGACGTGCACCCGTACTGGGTGGTGCGGCGCACCGTCATCGAGATCCTCGAGGGCGGCGAGCAGCCCGACATCCTCACGGTGGAGCGCTGGGGCTCGAAGATGGGCTCGCGGTGGTGCAACGTGCGCATCGGCATCGACGGGCAGAAGGGCACGCGGATCGAGACCGAGGCCTTCTGGATCAACTTCAACATCGACACCCTCACCCCGTCGGCGCTGAGCGAGACGTTCCTGTCCACGTTCGGTGCCGCCGCCGAGCGCGGCGTGCTGCGGTGGAAGCAGTGGCTGGATCCGAAGCCCCACCCGGAGGCCGTCGAGGTGCCTTTCCTGCTGCGGGCCGCCGATCTCGACATCATCCAGCACGTGAACAACGCCGTGTACTGGACCGCACTCGAGGAGGTGCTGGCGACCCAGCCGGACCTGCGCGAGCGGTTGCCGCTGCGCGGCGTGGTCGAGCACAACTCGGCGCTGCAGCTCGAGGACGAGCCGACGCTGCTGGCGCACCGCGACGGCGACGTGCTCTACGCCTGGTTGGTCGCGGGGGATCGCACCGCCGCGGCCATGAGCGTCGAGGCGCTGGCGGAGTAG